In the genome of Actinomycetes bacterium, the window TGCGGCGGGTTCCGCCGGCACGACGACACCGCGTGCGAGGCGAAGCGGATGTTCGTGCCGCCCGAACATCGCGGTCACGGGTACGCCCGGGCCCTGCTCGGCGCGCTCGAGGGGGCCGCGCGGGTGACCGGCTACCGGCGGGTGCTGCTGGAGACCGGCGTCGCCCAGCCCGAGGCCATCGGGCTGTACGAGTCCGCGGGGTACGCACGAGTGCCAGGGTTCGGCCGGTACCGCGACTCGCCCAACAACCGCTGCTACGCCAAGGACCTGTAGCGAGACCTCAGCCGGGCTGAGGCGCGTCCGGCCGGGCCACCTCGCGCTCGAAGCGCAGCCAGCCGTTCACGGAGAAGGCCGCGATCTCCGACTCGACCCCCTCGACCGAGGCGAAGAGCCGCAACACCCCGTGCTCGATGGCGTACCGCGACACGTCGTACGTCCGGTGAATCCCGTCCGAGAGGTCGACAAAGAGCCTGGTCACGCCGCTCACGCTACCGGGTCACGCCGTCGTATCCGGGCCCTTGCCGGTGACGGCGGCGCGGCCCGCCTCCAGCCGCGCGACCGGCACCCGGAACGGCGAGCAGGACACGTAGTCGAGCCCGACCTCGTGGAAGAAGTGCACCGAGTCCGGGTCGCCGCCGTGCTCGCCGCACACCCCCACGTCGAGGTCTTCGCGAGCCGCCCGGCCCTCCGTGGTGGCCATCCGGACCAGCCGGCCCACCCCCTCGGCGTCGATGCTCTCGAACGGGCTGACCTGGAACACGCCGTACTCGAGGTACTGGGTGAAGAACTCGCCCTCGACGTCGTCGCGGCTGAAGCCCCAGGTGGTCTGGGTCAGGTCGTTGGTGCCGAAGGAGAAGAACTCGGCGTGCTCGGCGATCCGCCCCGCGGTCAACGCGGCCCTGGGCAGCTCGATCATCGTGCCGATGGGGATGGTCAGCTCGGCCCCGGACGCCGCAGCGACCTCGGCGATCACCTCGTCGGCCCGGGCCCGGACCAGGTCGAACTCCTGGACGGCCCCCACGAGCGGGATCATCACCTGCGGCCTCGGGTCGTGCCCGGCCGCGCGCAGCTGGGCCGCGGCCTCCGCGATGGCCCGCACCTGCATGCCGAACAGTCCGGGGATCACCAGGCCGAGCCGGACGCCGCGCAGGCCCAGCATCGGGTTCGCCTCGTGCAGCCGTCGGACCGCGTCGAGCAGCTTGTGCCGGCGGGCCATGTCCTTGCCCTGCTCCTCGCCGACCGCGACCTCGACGGACAGATCGGTGAGGTCGGGCAGGAACTCGTGCAACGGCGGGTCGATCAGCCGGATCGTCACCGGCAGGCCGTCCATCGCCGACAGGATCTCGATGAAGTCCGACTTCTGCAGCGGCACCAGCGCGTCCAGCGAGTGCTGCTGACCGGCCGCGGTGGGGGCGAGGATGAGGTCCTCGACCAGGCTCCGCCGGTCGCCTAGGAACATGTGCTCGGTCCGGGCCAGCCCGACGCCCTGGGCGCCGAACCGGCGGGCCCGGGCCGCGTCGTCCCCGGTGTCCGCGTTGGCCC includes:
- a CDS encoding GNAT family N-acetyltransferase; its protein translation is MLIEAVGYADPEVQALVDRVQAEYIVRYGGPDRTPVDPAQFAAPDGVFLLARVDGDIVACGGFRRHDDTACEAKRMFVPPEHRGHGYARALLGALEGAARVTGYRRVLLETGVAQPEAIGLYESAGYARVPGFGRYRDSPNNRCYAKDL